AACGGTCGCCACGACGATCGGGCCGTTGATCGGGCCACGGGCCTCATAACCCACCAGCCGCCACCTCGCCTGAGACGGCCGGTCGTCAGTCAGAATCCAGGTGGCGCGGGTCGATTCGCCGCCCGCACGGGTGCGGACCTCGGTGCCGTCGCCCTGGGTTTGAAGCGCGACGCTGCCCTGGCCGGACGCGACCTCTACCTGCCCAGCCGAGTCGTCGGCCTTAATGCTGATGCCGCCGATGCGGACATTGGCGGTCTCGCCCTCGGTGACAATGCTCATTCCCGGCAGGCGCACGGTGGCGTCATCGCCCTTGGCCTGAATGGTGACGCCGGGTGCCTGAACCGTCGCGGTGTCGCCCTCGGGGCCCGGCGCAGTCGTCTGGGCAGGCGCAGCGGCGGCGTTCGTCGGCATCGACGGCGGCATATCCCGCCTCAGCCTGCTCTCGAACTGGGCCAGGACGCCGTCGACCGTTTCGTCATCCAACCGCACCAGATGCAGGGAGACCTCGGCACCGCGTGGCCCGCCATAGGTGCAGATGGTCCCGCCAGCCTGAGCCGATCCCTTGCGGGTCAGGGGGCCCAGCGTCTGGGGACACTGCAGGCTTTCGACCACCCG
The genomic region above belongs to Brevundimonas vitisensis and contains:
- a CDS encoding methyltransferase type 11, whose amino-acid sequence is MSIALLLALTAAGCDGESSVRISSTRSDDDGRGVLRVVESLQCPQTLGPLTRKGSAQAGGTICTYGGPRGAEVSLHLVRLDDETVDGVLAQFESRLRRDMPPSMPTNAAAAPAQTTAPGPEGDTATVQAPGVTIQAKGDDATVRLPGMSIVTEGETANVRIGGISIKADDSAGQVEVASGQGSVALQTQGDGTEVRTRAGGESTRATWILTDDRPSQARWRLVGYEARGPINGPIVVATVRTKDRDGDPIMDAAKDLVTLNVGE